Proteins encoded in a region of the Triplophysa rosa linkage group LG14, Trosa_1v2, whole genome shotgun sequence genome:
- the flot2b gene encoding flotillin-2b: MGCCLTVGPNEALVVSGACCGADAKTYVVGGWAWAWWLISDTQRITLEIMTLQPKCEDVETAEGVAITVTGVAQIKVMTDQDLLAVACEQFLGKSVMEIKAVVLQTLEGHLRSILGTLTVEQIYQDRDQFAQLVREVAAPDVGRMGIEILSFTIKDVYDKLDYLSSLGKTQTAAVQRDADIGVAEAERDAGIREAECKKEMMDVKFLADTKMADSKRELELQKASFNQEVNTKKAESQLAYELQAAKEQQKIRLEEIEIEVVQRKKQISIEEKEIQRTEMELIATVKRPAEAEAYKMQQLAEGQKMKKVLNAQAEAEKIKKVGEAEAISISFVGKAEAERMRLKAEAYQQYGEAAQTALVLEALPKIASKVAAPLARTNEIVILSGEGSRVTGEVNRLLAELPVSVKALTGVDLSKVPLLQKITGAQA, translated from the exons ATGGGTTGCTGCCTGACTGTTGGACCGAATGAAGCGCTCGTAGTATCAG GTGCCTGTTGTGGGGCTGATGCGAAGACCTATGTGGTGGGCGGCTGGGCGTGGGCATGGTGGCTTATATCAGACACTCAAAG AATTACACTAGAAATTATGACACTGCAGCCCAAATGTGAAGATGTGGAGACAGCAGAGGGAGTCGCCATCACAGTTACAGGAGTTGCTCAA ATCAAGGTTATGACCGACCAGGACTTGTTGGCTGTTGCCTGTGAGCAATTTCTGGGAAAGTCTGTCATGGAAATCAAGGCTGTCGTCCTTCAAACCCTGGAGGGACATTTACGTTCAATCTTAG GCACCTTAACCGTGGAGCAGATTTATCAGGACAGAGATCAGTTTGCCCAGCTGGTGAGGGAGGTAGCAGCTCCTGATGTGGGTCGGATGGGCATTGAGATCCTCAGCTTCACTATTAAA GATGTCTATGATAAACTGGACTACCTGAGCTCTCTTGGCAAAACGCAAACAGCAGCTGTTCAAAGGGACGCAGACATCGGAGTGGCCGAGGCAGAGAGGGATGCTGGGATCAGA GAAGCGGAGTGCAAGAAAGAGATGATGGATGTCAAGTTCTTGGCAGACACTAAAATGGCTGACTCTAAGCGAGAGCTTGAGCTACAGAAGGCCTCTTTCAATCAAGAAGTAAACACCAAG AAAGCAGAGTCTCAGCTGGCCTATGAACTGCAGGCTGCTAAAGAGCAGCAGAAGATCCGACTGGAGGAGATCGAGATCGAAGTGGTGCAAAGGAAAAAGCAGATCTCCATCGAGGAGAAAGAGATTCAAAGAACGGAGATGGAGCTGATCGCAACGGTCAAGCGTCCTGCCGAGGCTGAAGCTTATAAGATGCAGCAGCTGGCTGAAGGACAGAA GATGAAGAAAGTGCTGAATGCCCAGGCAGAGGCCGAGAAGATCAAGAAGGTCGGTGAGGCAGAGGCCATCTCCATCTCATTCGTAGGGAAGGCCGAGGCAGAGAGAATGAGACTGAAGGCTGAGGCCTACCAGCAGTATGGAGAAGCTGCCCAAACAGCCCTTGTTCTGGAAGCACTGCCTAAG ATCGCTAGTAAGGTGGCGGCTCCTCTGGCGAGGACCAATGAGATTGTTATTCTCAGTGGGGAGGGCAGCCGCGTGACCGGAGAGGTGAACCGGCTGCTCGCCGAGCTGCCCGTGTCCGTTAAGGCGCTCACAGGCGTGGACCTGTCCAAG GTTCCTCTGTTGCAGAAGATCACAGGTGCTCAAGCATGA